One Malaclemys terrapin pileata isolate rMalTer1 chromosome 7, rMalTer1.hap1, whole genome shotgun sequence genomic region harbors:
- the MMRN2 gene encoding multimerin-2 isoform X2, translating into MLTFNKYWNTRNWCSFMKSQLVTYTAACKKEKYVIKSQQPCSNGAPDCQKIMYRATLKPVYRVKQKVLNSLHWKCCPGYIGENCEQRDPNFVPVPANHTEGLEDGEEFSSKMSTSLQAEEIMKTIQNHKALLEDLQNDIHQSAGDLQKLLENNITTMTSKLNQSKSELPERLLQQMLFPHMESFLKEHFNPMWANFNKSLQSLSSMVRNLSKDVEANKKSIEKFQESTVPKKEFQELGTKFESKVQENVMRVDQLKSEIGNHLHMQQTTIHNNLTMIKADTDMKLKRYHKIQQSHLLALNSSMTDIKQEQENLEDELETLNRNLTELSLYCGNKDEATWLSIRQLNETLIGHEKQLKELFMESDAAFEDITVLDKWVKDLKAKSKHESEEFRVALMEKSLIIEENKEALERQILELNYTLSNLQESHWDLLKYMRECNCAKISSDIDILEDHQKNITRSLENTQLNLKEVQHLEMSSKDLLRSEIEELSTAFNSIHQSLGYQQEQSRQLMDSMSHLKSQIKILSEDIGFLKKKDEEIHGHIKYLNSSFNSLLEDAMRHETALEALLGAEIMEVLSEENPNTLISPVAQLQEALRHTSDKLKEQNVTLESLTKRFNFLEIGRESNHGAQNVPKHPEHKKQTKNTLEEVRSPHSNVEHMEPNHEASRDDIVDNPAYNDIMTLKKEIKHLSMDIKRHQSWRDDNNNCCNHTVVNLVEPLSISVEILKADLVTTKQSFEDHLQIFQKLFGSTEELVASNISLDITKIQSMMTKKMRRQQKGHEKQKRRDKKQTDENREHMQTINGRNKIEAELSEKDSSVAFYVGFCEEWDEVKALRFNETYLNYGNSYFPEQGYFKAPQNGVYMFLINVKFSAGPALGQLVFSHGNRMTLSSSQKKETTGSSETTFAMAELKKGERVWFELLQGSIVKSSPPGTTMGGFLIFKT; encoded by the exons ATCCCAATTTTGTTCCAGTGCCTGCTAATCATACAGAAGGACTGGAAGATGGAGAAGAGTTCTCAAGCAAAA TGTCAACATCACTGCAGGCAGAAGAAATTATGAAAACCATTCAGAATCATAAGGCACTTCTGGAAGATCTTCAGAACGATATTCATCAGTCAGCCGGAGATTTACAGAAACTGCTTGAAAACAACATTACCACCATGACGTCAAAACTGAACCAGAGTAAATCTG AACTGCCTGAAAGGCTCCTTCAGCAAATGCTGTTTCCTCATATGGAGAGTTTCCTGAAGGAACATTTTAACCCAATGTGGGCAAACTTCAATAAAAGCTTACAGAGCCTCTCCAGCATGGTAAGAAACTTGTCCAAGGATGTGGAGGCCAACAAAAAAAGCATAGAGAAATTCCAAGAAAGCACCGTGCCCAAGAAGGAATTCCAGGAGCTAGGAACTAAGTTTGAATCGAAAGTTCAAGAAAATGTAATGAGAGTGGACCAGCTGAAAAGCGAAATAGGCAATCATCTACACATGCAGCAGACTACCATTCACAACAATCTCACCATGATCAAGGCAGATACTGATATGAAGCTCAAGAGGTATCATAAGATACAGCAGTCCCATTTATTAGCTTTGAACAGTAGCATGACAGACATAAAACAAGAGCAAGAAAACCTTGAAGATGAACTTGAGACTTTGAACAGAAACTTAACAGAACTCTCTTTATACTGTGGCAACAAAGATGAAGCTACCTGGCTATCCATCAGGCAACTCAATGAGACCCTGATAGGGCATGAAAAGCAGCTTAAAGAACTGTTCATGGAGTCAGATGCGGCCTTTGAGGATATTACTGTTTTAGATAAATGGGTTAAGGATTTAAAAGCCAAGTCAAAGCATGAATCAGAGGAGTTTAGAGTAGCCTTAATGGAGAAATCACTTATTATAGAAGAGAACAAAGAAGCTCTGGAAAGGCAGATATTGGAGCTCAACTATACCCTCTCAAATCTTCAAGAAAGCCACTGGGATCTCTTAAAGTACATGAGAGAGTGCAATTGTGCGAAAATATCTTCTGACATTGACATACTGGAAGATCATCAAAAGAATATCACCCGTTCCCTAGAGAATACTCAGCTAAACTTAAAGGAAGTGCAACACCTAGAGATGTCTTCAAAGGATCTCTTGAGGAGTGAAATTGAAGAGCTGTCCACGGCTTTTAATTCTATCCACCAGTCTCTTGGTTATCAACAAGAGCAAAGCAGACAACTGATGGACAGCATGTCTCATCTTAAATCACAGATTAAGATTTTGTCAGAAGATATTGGCTTCCTGAAGAAGAAAGATGAGGAAATTCATGGCCACATCAAGTATCTCAATAGCTCTTTCAATTCTCTTTTGGAAGATGCAATGCGGCATGAAACAGCACTAGAGGCCTTGTTGGGAGCAGAAATTATGGAGGTATTGTCTGAAGAAAACCCTAACACCTTAATATCGCCAGTAGCTCAACTGCAAGAAGCTCTCAGACACACCTCAGATAAACTCAAAGAGCAAAATGTGACTTTAGAATCCCTTACAAAGAGATTTAATTTCCTGGAGATTGGTCGTGAGAGTAACCATGGTGCTCAGAATGTCCCTAAACATCCAGaacataaaaagcaaacaaaaaacactctGGAGGAAGTCAGGAGCCCACACAGCAATGTAGAACATATGGAGCCTAACCATGAGGCTTCCAGGGATGACATTGTGGATAATCCAGCATATAATGATATCATGACTCTAAAAAAAGAGATCAAACATCTAAGTATGGACATCAAGAGGCATCAATCATGGAGGGACGATAACAATAATTGCTGCAATCATACTGTAGTAAATCTAGTGGAACCACTCAGCATTTCAGTGGAGATTCTGAAGGCAGATTTAGTAACCACCAAACAGAGTTTTGAGGACCATCTACAGATTTTTCAAAAACTGTTTGGAAGTACTGAAGAATTAGTTGCCTCAAACATAAGTCTGGACATTACAAAGATTCAGTCAATGATGACCAAAAAGATGAGGCGGCAGCAAAAAGGTCATGAGAAGCAAAAAAGGAGAGACAAGAAACAGACTGATGAGAACAGAGAACACATGCAAACTATAAATGGAAGAAATAAAATAGAGGCTGAGCTTTCGGAAAAAG ATTCATCAGTGGCATTCTACGTTGGATTCTGCGAAGAATGGGATGAAGTAAAAGCACTGAGGTTTAATGAAACATACCTTAATTATGGTAACAGCTATTTCCCTGAACAGGGCTACTTCAAAGCACCTCAAAATGGTGTCTACATGTTTCTTATCAATGTGAAGTTTAGTGCAGGACCTGCACTAGGGCAGCTGGTTTTCAGCCATGGGAACAGAATGACTCTGTCAAGTAGTCAGAAGAAGGAGACAACTGGAAGCTCTGAGACCACTTTTGCTATGGCAGAGCTGAAGAAGGGGGAGAGAGTGTGGTTTGAACTGCTTCAGGGCTCTATAGTGAAAAGTAGCCCACCTGGAACAACCATGGGTGGATTTCTAATATTTAAAACTTGA